A window of Brachybacterium fresconis contains these coding sequences:
- a CDS encoding cold-shock protein, with protein MAQGSVKWFNAEKGYGFIEIDGGGADVFVHHSKIDMDGYRALDEGQRVEFEVSQGDKGPQAEQVRPL; from the coding sequence ATGGCACAGGGCTCGGTCAAGTGGTTCAACGCCGAAAAGGGCTACGGATTCATCGAGATCGACGGAGGCGGCGCTGACGTCTTCGTGCATCACAGCAAGATCGACATGGACGGTTACCGCGCCCTCGATGAGGGCCAGCGCGTGGAGTTCGAGGTCAGCCAGGGAGACAAGGGCCCGCAGGCCGAGCAGGTCCGCCCCCTCTGA
- a CDS encoding SAV_6107 family HEPN domain-containing protein, which translates to MTTTTSRRRGRAGQLPSDGRSLRLRLAHLDQDQADLDRARDLLRRGREAAADDPREAFELVHRSALRGAGILVARANRDRRRRLPLNVWTALEKLGGAEAERASALPPLVAERARLDRDPSAHPDPQLLSEHLRETAEHLDEVSRRLLADLPDHVISLAG; encoded by the coding sequence ATGACCACCACCACGTCCCGCCGGCGAGGGCGGGCCGGTCAGCTCCCGTCCGACGGGCGCAGCCTCCGGCTGCGACTCGCGCATCTGGACCAGGACCAGGCGGATCTGGACCGGGCCCGCGACCTGCTGCGCCGGGGACGTGAGGCCGCCGCCGACGATCCGCGGGAGGCCTTCGAGCTCGTGCACCGGTCGGCGCTGCGGGGTGCGGGGATCCTGGTCGCCCGAGCCAACCGTGATCGGCGGCGCCGGCTCCCGCTGAACGTCTGGACGGCGCTGGAGAAGCTCGGCGGCGCGGAGGCCGAGCGGGCGAGCGCCCTGCCCCCGCTGGTGGCGGAGCGGGCGCGACTGGACCGCGACCCTTCGGCGCACCCCGACCCGCAGCTGCTCAGCGAGCATCTGCGGGAGACGGCGGAGCACCTCGACGAGGTCTCCCGGCGTCTGCTCGCCGATCTCCCGGATCACGTCATCTCCCTGGCCGGATGA
- a CDS encoding spermidine synthase, with translation MPRRARVRHAPFEHLGPLDTALPISTGTARLTLENDGSVLLEVNGVPSSHLHPDPEHLVFEYMRWMLIAIDQHLGPVVTGPSTSGRSGPQLAHLGGGGCSLPRAIAASRLGSRQIVVELDELLADQVRVWFDLPRSPQLRLRIEDALSALASWREDRFDVLVRDVFSGATTPAPLISREAAEHAARVLRPGGLYLANCAAPPGTGLMADEVATLSSVFVHVGVIAEPAHLSGKRRGNCVLLASDRPLPEGIDRDLRSDAVSVRLAQPAQVQALARAGKVLTER, from the coding sequence ATGCCCCGACGCGCGCGTGTCCGCCACGCCCCCTTCGAGCACCTCGGTCCGCTCGATACCGCCCTGCCGATCTCGACGGGGACGGCCCGCCTCACGCTCGAGAACGACGGCTCCGTCCTGCTCGAGGTCAACGGTGTGCCCTCCTCGCACCTGCACCCGGATCCCGAGCATCTGGTCTTCGAGTACATGCGGTGGATGCTGATCGCCATCGACCAGCACCTCGGCCCCGTCGTGACCGGCCCGTCGACGAGCGGGCGCTCCGGGCCCCAGCTCGCCCATCTCGGCGGGGGCGGCTGCTCGCTGCCCCGGGCGATCGCGGCGAGTCGTCTCGGCTCCCGACAGATCGTGGTCGAGCTCGACGAGCTGCTGGCCGATCAGGTCCGCGTCTGGTTCGACCTGCCGCGCTCACCGCAGCTGCGCCTGCGGATCGAGGACGCCCTCAGCGCCCTGGCCTCCTGGCGGGAGGACCGCTTCGATGTCCTGGTGCGCGACGTGTTCTCCGGGGCGACGACGCCCGCCCCGCTGATCTCCCGCGAGGCTGCCGAGCACGCCGCTCGGGTGCTGAGGCCCGGTGGGCTCTACCTCGCCAACTGCGCCGCTCCCCCGGGAACGGGGCTGATGGCCGATGAGGTCGCCACCCTCAGCTCCGTCTTCGTCCACGTCGGCGTGATCGCCGAGCCGGCGCATCTGTCCGGCAAGCGGCGGGGCAACTGCGTGCTCCTGGCCTCCGACCGGCCTCTGCCCGAGGGGATCGACCGCGACCTGAGGTCCGACGCGGTCTCGGTGCGGCTCGCGCAGCCCGCTCAGGTCCAGGCGCTGGCGCGTGCGGGCAAGGTGCTCACCGAGCGCTGA
- a CDS encoding DUF3040 domain-containing protein translates to MPLSDHEQKMLDEMERQLFADDPRLARAFAPTKNRRRSGRRIAIGLGGVVVGLGVLILAVSLPAIWLGVIAFIGMLAGAVYAVTTPSSSSQEGPSDSGGGGGGGSGPSTPRGDDGGTFMSKLEARWEKRSGDDPRL, encoded by the coding sequence ATGCCGCTGTCTGACCATGAGCAGAAGATGCTCGACGAGATGGAGCGTCAGCTCTTCGCTGACGATCCACGGCTCGCGCGCGCGTTCGCGCCGACCAAGAATCGTCGGCGCAGCGGGCGACGGATCGCGATCGGCCTCGGGGGCGTCGTCGTCGGCCTCGGAGTGCTGATCCTGGCCGTCTCGCTGCCCGCCATCTGGCTCGGCGTCATCGCCTTCATCGGGATGCTCGCCGGTGCCGTCTACGCGGTGACCACCCCGAGCTCCTCCTCGCAGGAGGGCCCCTCCGATTCCGGGGGCGGCGGCGGTGGGGGCAGCGGCCCCAGCACCCCGCGGGGCGACGACGGGGGAACCTTCATGAGCAAGCTCGAGGCGCGCTGGGAGAAGCGCTCCGGAGACGACCCGCGCCTCTGA
- a CDS encoding proteasome assembly chaperone family protein: MRDPRDLYRFEDAEVLAAVPRTGLTLVHALPGLVDAGSACRIASTYLRDELRHLRLVTFDMDELLDYRGSRPQAVFDGTSYASVDIPELTLSLMYDEADRPFLFLDGPEPDLQWRRLSEALIDLVEFFDVERVVGMQAVPMAVPHTRPIGLIAHANDPSLLGRPGSRPTPAPGTAPAADSEEAAEIVVPAAFGALLEHELGRADHPAMGYAAQIPHYLTRTDFPAGALALLRRVSDAAGLDLPLVHLGDLTDAATVALQGTLAQNDEVRQIVTALEEQYDSLSEGEDASSLATTMDLPTADEIGEHFERFLADHDGDGPDDPRSW, encoded by the coding sequence ATGCGTGACCCACGTGACCTGTACCGGTTCGAGGACGCCGAGGTGCTGGCCGCGGTCCCTCGCACGGGACTGACCCTGGTCCATGCCCTGCCGGGCCTGGTCGACGCCGGCAGCGCCTGCCGGATCGCCTCCACCTACCTGCGGGACGAACTGCGCCACCTGCGGCTGGTCACCTTCGACATGGACGAGCTGCTGGACTACCGCGGGTCCCGCCCGCAGGCTGTGTTCGACGGCACCTCCTACGCGAGCGTCGACATTCCGGAGCTGACCCTGTCCCTCATGTACGACGAGGCCGATCGCCCGTTCCTGTTCCTCGACGGACCGGAGCCGGACCTGCAGTGGCGGCGCCTGTCCGAGGCGCTCATCGATCTGGTCGAGTTCTTCGACGTCGAGCGCGTGGTGGGCATGCAGGCGGTGCCCATGGCGGTCCCGCACACCCGCCCGATCGGCTTGATCGCCCACGCCAACGACCCGTCCCTGCTGGGGCGGCCGGGGTCCCGGCCGACGCCGGCGCCGGGGACCGCCCCGGCGGCGGACAGCGAGGAGGCCGCCGAGATCGTGGTGCCGGCCGCCTTCGGCGCGCTGCTGGAGCACGAGCTCGGCCGCGCCGACCATCCGGCGATGGGCTACGCCGCGCAGATCCCGCACTACCTCACGCGGACCGACTTCCCGGCCGGCGCGCTCGCCCTGCTGCGCCGGGTCAGCGACGCCGCCGGCCTCGACCTGCCGCTGGTCCACCTCGGCGACCTCACCGATGCGGCGACCGTCGCCCTGCAGGGCACGCTCGCGCAGAACGACGAGGTGCGCCAGATCGTCACCGCCCTCGAGGAGCAGTACGACTCCCTGAGCGAGGGCGAGGACGCCTCGTCGCTCGCGACCACGATGGATCTGCCGACGGCCGACGAGATCGGCGAGCACTTCGAACGTTTCCTGGCCGATCACGACGGTGACGGTCCGGACGATCCGCGCTCCTGGTAG
- the nrdR gene encoding transcriptional regulator NrdR: MHCPFCRHPDSRVVDSRTSDDGATIRRRRQCPNCSRRFSTSETASLSVLKRSGVSEPFSRAKVISGVRKACQGRPVSDDQLAMLAQRVEETIRSSGQAEIDAHQVGLSILQPLQELDLVAYLRFASVYQDFDTLEDFESEIARLRAEAASASV; encoded by the coding sequence ATGCACTGCCCGTTCTGCCGCCATCCTGACTCCCGGGTCGTGGATTCGCGCACGTCCGACGACGGCGCGACCATCCGGCGCCGTCGTCAGTGCCCGAACTGTTCGCGGCGCTTCTCGACTTCCGAGACGGCCTCCCTGTCCGTGCTCAAGCGCTCCGGCGTCAGTGAACCGTTCAGCCGGGCGAAGGTGATCTCCGGCGTGCGCAAGGCCTGCCAGGGTCGCCCGGTCAGCGACGACCAGCTGGCGATGCTCGCCCAGCGGGTCGAGGAGACGATCCGCTCCAGCGGCCAGGCGGAGATCGACGCGCACCAGGTCGGCCTGTCGATCCTGCAGCCGCTGCAGGAGCTCGACCTGGTCGCCTACCTCCGGTTCGCGAGCGTGTACCAGGACTTCGACACGCTCGAGGACTTCGAGAGCGAGATCGCCCGGCTGCGCGCCGAGGCGGCCTCCGCGTCGGTCTGA
- the dinB gene encoding DNA polymerase IV yields the protein MHARMGAESSPEIPGILHLDMDAFFASVEVRDDPGLQGLPVVVGGAGARGVVAAASYPARTRGIRSAMPMASARRLAPDLVIVPPRIAHYREASARVMEILGSVVAEVEQISIDEAFLDVRGARRLFGEPEQIAALLRRTIREELDLPSSVGGSVSRAVAKIASARAKPDGQLIVAAAETADFLAPLPVSAVSGIGPKAVAALERIGVHTIGQIREIPASALARALGPRASEIAQLAAGNDRTGLGHRVRDKSLGTERTWDEDLTDAAQVRRNITVMADDVARQLRRGELVARTVVLKLRSPDGTTITRSSTLDQPTASGERLREHVVALWERESHGLHRIRLAGVRATHLEPEASTPYQHELTVRSGQWRDLEAAMDRAVDRFGTTSLSRGSTLSGAPEAAPRGDSPPSPDQDRP from the coding sequence ATGCACGCACGGATGGGCGCGGAGTCCTCCCCGGAGATCCCCGGGATCCTCCACCTGGATATGGATGCCTTCTTCGCCTCCGTCGAGGTGCGCGACGACCCGGGCCTGCAGGGCCTGCCGGTCGTGGTGGGAGGGGCCGGGGCCCGCGGCGTGGTCGCCGCCGCCAGCTATCCCGCCCGCACCCGCGGGATCCGCTCGGCGATGCCGATGGCCTCGGCGCGGCGTCTGGCCCCGGACCTGGTCATCGTCCCGCCCCGGATCGCCCACTACCGCGAGGCCTCCGCCCGGGTGATGGAGATCCTCGGATCGGTGGTCGCCGAGGTGGAGCAGATCAGCATCGACGAGGCCTTCCTCGACGTGCGCGGCGCGCGGCGACTGTTCGGGGAGCCCGAACAGATCGCCGCCCTGCTGCGACGGACGATCCGCGAGGAGCTGGATCTGCCCAGCTCCGTGGGCGGCTCGGTCTCCCGCGCGGTCGCCAAGATCGCCTCGGCGCGGGCGAAGCCCGACGGTCAGCTGATCGTCGCGGCGGCGGAGACGGCCGACTTCCTGGCCCCGCTGCCGGTCTCTGCGGTCTCCGGGATCGGACCCAAGGCCGTCGCCGCCCTCGAACGGATCGGGGTCCACACCATCGGCCAGATCCGCGAGATCCCCGCATCCGCCCTGGCCCGCGCGCTCGGTCCGCGTGCGTCGGAGATCGCCCAGCTCGCCGCGGGCAACGACCGCACAGGTCTGGGACACCGCGTGCGCGACAAGTCCCTGGGCACCGAACGCACCTGGGACGAGGACCTCACCGACGCCGCGCAGGTGCGCCGAAACATCACCGTGATGGCCGATGACGTCGCCCGGCAGCTGCGCCGCGGCGAGCTCGTCGCCCGCACGGTCGTGCTCAAGCTGCGCAGCCCGGACGGGACCACCATCACCCGCTCCTCGACCCTGGACCAGCCGACGGCGAGCGGCGAGCGATTGCGCGAGCACGTGGTGGCTCTGTGGGAACGGGAGAGCCACGGCCTGCACCGCATCCGACTGGCCGGCGTGCGCGCCACCCACCTCGAGCCCGAGGCCTCGACCCCGTACCAGCACGAGCTGACCGTCCGGTCGGGGCAATGGCGAGATCTCGAAGCGGCGATGGACCGCGCCGTGGACCGTTTCGGGACCACGAGCCTCAGCCGCGGGTCCACCCTTTCGGGGGCCCCGGAAGCGGCACCGCGCGGGGATTCCCCGCCCTCTCCCGACCAGGATCGGCCCTGA
- a CDS encoding peptidoglycan-binding protein LysM, which translates to MTTQTATVLPFRQHRDQHDAQASRADVRLEPTRRGRALLTLAAFVLGLLVAGALLLVFDVPSAVAGPEPEPPTTITVEAGDTLWGYAEQYAPAPMSEREYIAEVRTLNQLATGRVTAGQQIELPSPGSLER; encoded by the coding sequence ATGACGACGCAGACCGCGACGGTCCTTCCCTTCCGGCAGCATCGCGACCAGCACGACGCGCAGGCCTCTCGAGCGGATGTTCGACTCGAGCCCACCCGGCGCGGTCGCGCGCTGCTGACGCTGGCAGCCTTCGTGCTCGGGCTCCTCGTCGCCGGCGCCCTGCTGCTGGTGTTCGACGTGCCCTCCGCCGTGGCGGGCCCTGAGCCGGAGCCTCCGACGACCATCACGGTCGAGGCCGGGGACACCCTGTGGGGCTACGCCGAGCAGTACGCTCCGGCACCGATGAGCGAGCGGGAGTACATCGCCGAGGTGCGCACGCTCAACCAGTTGGCCACCGGGCGCGTCACCGCCGGTCAGCAGATCGAGCTGCCGTCGCCGGGATCCCTCGAGCGCTGA
- the lexA gene encoding transcriptional repressor LexA has product MTPSTPPPIRSRGDAPADPATAGLTRRQRLVLETINDAVSAHGYPPTMREIGDAVGLTSSSSVSHQLQALERKGFLRRDPKRPRAMEVVMPEEDGAPAPVPIPDISPESVTVPLVGRIAAGVPITAEEQVEDVFTLPSRLVGDGNLFLLQVVGDSMIDAAICDGDWVVVRSQRSAEKGEIVAAMIDGEATVKTFVQRDDHVWLMPHNPAFAPILGDHAEILGKVVAVLRAV; this is encoded by the coding sequence ATGACGCCGAGCACCCCCCCGCCGATCCGGTCCCGCGGCGACGCCCCGGCGGATCCCGCGACGGCCGGCCTCACCCGTCGCCAGCGCCTCGTCCTGGAGACCATCAACGACGCGGTCTCCGCCCACGGGTACCCGCCCACGATGCGGGAGATCGGCGACGCCGTCGGCCTGACGTCCTCCTCGTCGGTGTCCCATCAGCTCCAGGCGCTCGAGCGCAAGGGCTTCCTGCGACGGGATCCGAAGCGCCCGCGGGCGATGGAGGTCGTGATGCCCGAGGAGGACGGTGCCCCGGCCCCCGTGCCGATCCCGGACATATCCCCCGAGTCGGTCACGGTGCCGCTGGTCGGCCGGATCGCAGCCGGGGTGCCGATCACGGCCGAGGAGCAGGTCGAGGACGTCTTCACCCTCCCCTCGCGCCTGGTCGGCGACGGGAACCTCTTCCTGCTGCAGGTCGTCGGCGATTCCATGATCGACGCCGCCATCTGCGACGGCGACTGGGTGGTGGTGCGCTCTCAGCGCTCGGCCGAGAAGGGTGAGATCGTCGCCGCCATGATCGACGGAGAGGCCACCGTGAAGACGTTCGTGCAGCGCGACGACCACGTCTGGCTCATGCCGCACAACCCAGCCTTCGCCCCGATCCTGGGCGACCACGCCGAGATCCTCGGCAAGGTCGTCGCGGTGCTGCGCGCGGTCTGA
- the mraZ gene encoding division/cell wall cluster transcriptional repressor MraZ, with translation MFLGTFTPKLDDKGRLIFPAKFRDELASGLVMTRGQEHCIAVYPLAEFRQKLEEARRAPTTDRRTRDYLRVLLSGAEDVIPDKQGRITIPGHLRGYADLDRECAVIGALDRLEIWSLPAWETYLEQKEEGFAETSEEVVPGLF, from the coding sequence ATGTTTCTCGGCACCTTCACGCCCAAGCTCGACGACAAGGGGCGCCTGATCTTCCCGGCCAAGTTCCGCGACGAGCTCGCCTCGGGACTGGTCATGACTCGTGGGCAGGAGCACTGCATCGCCGTGTACCCGCTCGCCGAGTTCCGCCAGAAGCTCGAGGAGGCCCGTCGGGCGCCCACCACCGACCGGCGCACCCGCGACTACCTGCGTGTGCTGCTGTCCGGAGCGGAGGACGTCATCCCGGACAAGCAGGGCCGCATCACCATCCCGGGCCACCTTCGCGGATACGCGGATCTGGACCGGGAGTGCGCCGTCATCGGCGCTCTCGATCGACTCGAGATCTGGTCGCTCCCGGCCTGGGAGACCTATCTCGAACAGAAGGAAGAAGGCTTCGCCGAGACCTCCGAGGAGGTGGTCCCCGGCTTGTTCTGA
- a CDS encoding HelD family protein: protein MDEAEEQIAREIAREQAYADRLYARLDELITQVEGNLEQIQASQHASTHQNRSERDSFMAMYEDRLALLRSVARSVVFGRLDTDEAARHYIGRIGLFTADREQLLVDWRAPAAAAFYQATSTDRQNVRLRRHLISRGRSVIGLEDDVLDQAVFEGDHHDVVLQGEGALLAAVSGQRTGRMGDIVATIQSEQDRIIRSTNRGVLVVQGGPGTGKTAVALHRAAYLLYTHRRRLEHTGVLIMAPTSGFLRYIERVLPSLGESGVVMLTPGELFPGIETFVHDRDEVARVKGDTAMAELLARAVKQRQVIPSDDLELRIDGTPITLTRDALRAARREARSTHKPHNAARSVFVRAAMDRLVEAYEKALIARGRTVVPEDRPDLLSDLRHDHEIKRRLNLAWLPYTPQGFLRILLSRPDRLRAAAPPALVGQLQLLVRPKDSAWTVEDVPLLDEVAELLGEDAAPAEARAREAADRREADVDYARRVIENVDTSGIVRAEDLADQVSQIRDGRTLAERASAERSWTYGHVVVDEAQEHSPMSWRALMRRAPTKSFTVVGDVAQTSSAGGTSSWTDALGPYIQDRLQVEHLTVNYRTPSRIMDRAVAMAKAHQLPVTEVSSVREGDHDPLIERSEETELADRTAEAVSAAYDTGTGRLAVITVAERIDAVLARLHDHPQLPRAGAGSAGVDDEIAVMTAQDAKGLEFDGVIILEPAELIDAHGAGDLYVAMSRPTRHLGVVHARDLPAGIGPS, encoded by the coding sequence GTGGACGAGGCGGAAGAGCAGATCGCCCGGGAGATCGCGCGCGAGCAGGCCTACGCCGACCGGCTCTACGCTCGGCTCGACGAGCTCATCACGCAGGTCGAGGGGAACCTGGAGCAGATCCAGGCCTCCCAGCATGCCTCGACCCACCAGAACCGGTCCGAGCGGGATTCGTTCATGGCGATGTACGAGGACCGCCTGGCCCTCCTGCGCTCCGTGGCCCGCAGCGTCGTCTTCGGCCGGCTCGACACCGACGAGGCGGCCCGGCACTACATCGGCCGCATCGGACTGTTCACCGCCGATCGCGAGCAGCTCCTGGTGGACTGGCGCGCCCCCGCCGCTGCCGCCTTCTACCAGGCCACCAGCACCGACCGCCAGAACGTGCGCCTGCGCCGCCACCTGATCAGCCGCGGTCGCAGCGTGATCGGGCTCGAGGACGACGTCCTGGACCAGGCGGTGTTCGAGGGCGACCACCACGACGTGGTGCTGCAGGGCGAGGGAGCCCTGCTCGCGGCCGTCTCCGGGCAGCGCACCGGGCGCATGGGCGACATCGTCGCGACCATCCAGTCCGAGCAGGACCGCATCATCCGCTCGACGAACCGCGGCGTGCTCGTGGTCCAGGGCGGCCCCGGCACCGGCAAGACGGCCGTCGCCCTGCATCGGGCGGCCTACCTGCTCTACACCCATCGCCGCCGGCTCGAGCACACGGGCGTGCTGATCATGGCCCCCACCTCGGGGTTCCTGCGGTACATCGAACGGGTCCTGCCGAGCCTCGGCGAGTCCGGAGTGGTCATGCTGACCCCGGGCGAGCTCTTCCCCGGCATCGAGACCTTCGTCCACGACCGCGACGAGGTCGCCCGGGTCAAGGGCGATACCGCGATGGCCGAGCTCCTCGCCCGTGCGGTCAAGCAGCGCCAGGTCATCCCGTCGGACGACCTCGAGCTGAGGATCGACGGCACCCCGATCACGCTCACCCGTGACGCGCTCCGCGCGGCGCGGCGGGAGGCCCGCTCCACGCACAAGCCGCACAACGCCGCCCGTTCCGTGTTCGTCCGGGCGGCGATGGACCGCCTGGTCGAGGCCTACGAGAAGGCGCTGATCGCGCGCGGCAGGACCGTGGTGCCGGAGGACCGTCCCGACCTGCTGTCCGACCTCCGCCACGACCATGAGATCAAGCGTCGGCTGAACCTGGCCTGGCTCCCCTACACGCCGCAGGGCTTCCTGCGCATCCTGCTGTCCCGACCGGACCGGCTGCGCGCCGCGGCGCCACCGGCTCTCGTCGGGCAGCTCCAGCTGCTGGTCCGCCCGAAGGACTCGGCCTGGACGGTCGAGGACGTCCCGCTGCTGGACGAGGTCGCCGAGCTGCTGGGCGAGGATGCCGCTCCGGCCGAGGCCCGGGCCCGGGAGGCGGCCGACCGGCGGGAGGCCGACGTCGACTACGCCCGCCGGGTGATCGAGAACGTCGACACCTCGGGCATCGTGCGCGCCGAGGACCTCGCCGACCAGGTCAGCCAGATCCGCGACGGCCGCACCCTCGCCGAGCGCGCCTCCGCCGAGCGCAGCTGGACCTACGGGCACGTCGTGGTCGACGAGGCCCAGGAGCACTCCCCCATGAGCTGGCGGGCCCTGATGCGGCGCGCTCCCACGAAGTCCTTCACCGTGGTCGGGGACGTCGCCCAGACCTCCTCGGCCGGAGGGACCTCGTCCTGGACGGATGCGCTGGGCCCGTACATCCAAGATCGCCTGCAGGTCGAGCATCTCACCGTCAACTACCGCACCCCGAGCCGGATCATGGACCGGGCCGTCGCGATGGCGAAGGCCCATCAGCTGCCGGTCACCGAAGTCAGCTCGGTCCGGGAAGGCGATCATGATCCGCTGATCGAGCGGAGCGAGGAGACCGAGCTCGCCGACCGCACGGCCGAGGCGGTGAGCGCCGCGTACGACACCGGCACCGGACGCCTGGCCGTGATCACGGTGGCCGAGCGCATCGATGCCGTGCTCGCACGGCTGCACGATCACCCTCAGCTGCCCCGGGCAGGCGCGGGCTCCGCCGGCGTGGACGACGAGATCGCCGTGATGACCGCGCAGGATGCGAAGGGGCTGGAGTTCGACGGGGTGATCATCCTGGAACCGGCCGAGCTGATCGACGCTCACGGCGCCGGCGACCTCTACGTCGCGATGAGCCGGCCGACCCGGCACCTCGGCGTGGTCCACGCCCGGGATCTGCCGGCGGGGATCGGCCCGTCCTGA
- a CDS encoding ATP-dependent DNA helicase, protein MTTATAHQAAPEAADIQLSTLMDAAVTAIGGTQRPGQQAMAQAVETAMTGGRHLLVQAGTGTGKSLAYLVPALRHALVSRRPVVISTATIALQTQIVRKDLPYLVEALSPHLPRTPTFALLKGRANYLCRHKIDGGYPVDIDPGALFAEASADPARGGGERLGDQVRRLREWSEETDSGDRDALDDPVSDRAWRQVSVTGSQCLGGTCPMVESCFAEHSRELAREVDIVVTNHALLAIDSFDNHGIIPDHDVVVFDEAHDLTGRVTGAVTEVLSPGMLRGTVRELRGLGVAATALDDAAEELREALELAPDGRVLGDLPDRLADAVQQLRVEARTAHSDAKDAGEDGSASTAGTRKTVRANLQEIIDVCERLGAPGEDDVVSVSRSQATGRSSIQVAPLSVAAAMRGAILEDRTAVLTSATLALAGRFEPAAGEVGLGRAGRTEVDELPPGEDSGAWAGLDVGSPFAYRSQGILYTARHLPQPGREGPSPAMLDHLTDLVEASRGGALCLFSSRRGAELAAEHVRARLDLTIEVQGEDSMANLVRNFREDEDASLFGTLTLWQGVDVSGRSLRLVTIDRIPFPRPDDPLTSARQERIARHGGNGFMSVSAQHAALLLAQGAGRLIRSQEDRGMVAVLDPRLATARYGGFLREAVPPLWPTADPEVALGALRRLADS, encoded by the coding sequence ATGACCACCGCCACCGCTCACCAGGCCGCCCCGGAGGCCGCCGACATCCAGCTGTCGACCCTCATGGACGCGGCGGTCACGGCGATCGGCGGCACCCAGCGTCCGGGCCAGCAGGCCATGGCACAGGCGGTGGAGACGGCCATGACCGGAGGGCGCCACCTGCTGGTCCAGGCCGGCACCGGAACCGGAAAATCGCTCGCCTATCTGGTGCCGGCGCTGCGCCACGCCCTGGTCAGCCGTCGGCCGGTGGTGATCTCCACCGCCACCATCGCGCTGCAGACGCAGATCGTGCGCAAGGACCTGCCGTACCTGGTCGAGGCGCTCTCCCCGCACCTGCCGCGCACCCCGACCTTCGCCCTGCTCAAGGGGCGGGCGAACTACCTGTGCCGCCACAAGATCGACGGCGGCTACCCCGTCGACATCGACCCCGGCGCGCTGTTCGCCGAGGCGTCCGCGGACCCCGCCCGGGGCGGCGGCGAACGCCTGGGCGACCAGGTGCGTCGCCTGCGCGAGTGGTCCGAGGAGACCGACAGCGGCGACCGCGACGCGCTGGACGACCCCGTCTCCGATCGCGCCTGGCGGCAGGTCTCCGTCACCGGCTCCCAGTGCTTGGGCGGCACCTGCCCGATGGTCGAGTCCTGCTTCGCCGAGCACAGCCGGGAGCTCGCTCGCGAGGTCGACATCGTGGTGACCAATCACGCTCTGCTGGCGATCGACTCCTTCGACAACCACGGCATCATCCCCGACCACGACGTCGTCGTCTTCGACGAGGCGCATGACCTCACCGGCCGGGTCACCGGCGCCGTCACCGAGGTCCTCAGCCCCGGCATGCTGCGGGGCACCGTGCGGGAGCTGCGCGGCCTGGGGGTCGCGGCGACGGCTCTCGACGACGCCGCCGAGGAGCTGCGGGAGGCCCTCGAGCTGGCGCCGGACGGCCGGGTGCTCGGTGACCTGCCCGACCGTCTGGCCGATGCCGTCCAGCAGCTGCGCGTCGAGGCGCGGACCGCCCACTCCGATGCGAAGGACGCCGGCGAGGACGGCTCCGCGTCCACGGCCGGGACCCGCAAGACGGTCCGGGCGAACCTGCAGGAGATCATCGACGTCTGCGAGCGGCTCGGCGCGCCGGGGGAGGACGACGTGGTCTCCGTCTCCCGCTCCCAGGCCACCGGTCGCTCCAGCATCCAGGTGGCGCCCCTCAGCGTCGCCGCCGCCATGCGCGGCGCGATCCTCGAGGACCGCACCGCCGTGCTCACCTCGGCGACGCTCGCCCTCGCCGGCCGTTTCGAACCCGCTGCCGGCGAGGTGGGCCTGGGCCGGGCCGGTCGCACCGAGGTGGACGAGCTGCCGCCGGGGGAGGACAGCGGAGCCTGGGCCGGCCTCGACGTGGGCAGCCCCTTCGCCTATCGGAGCCAGGGGATCCTCTACACCGCCCGCCACCTGCCGCAGCCCGGACGGGAGGGACCATCGCCGGCGATGCTCGACCACCTGACCGATCTGGTGGAGGCATCCCGCGGGGGCGCGCTGTGCCTGTTCTCCTCGCGCCGCGGCGCGGAACTGGCGGCCGAGCACGTGCGCGCCCGACTCGACCTCACGATCGAGGTGCAGGGGGAGGACTCGATGGCGAACCTGGTGCGGAACTTCCGCGAGGACGAGGACGCCTCCCTGTTCGGCACCCTCACTCTGTGGCAGGGGGTGGACGTCTCGGGCCGGTCGCTGCGTCTGGTCACCATCGACCGGATCCCGTTCCCGCGACCCGACGACCCGCTGACCTCCGCCCGCCAGGAGCGGATCGCCCGGCACGGCGGCAACGGGTTCATGTCCGTCTCCGCCCAGCACGCCGCGCTGCTGCTGGCCCAGGGCGCGGGGCGCCTGATCCGCTCGCAGGAGGACCGGGGCATGGTGGCCGTGCTGGATCCGCGCCTGGCCACCGCGCGCTACGGAGGCTTCCTGCGCGAGGCGGTGCCGCCGTTGTGGCCGACGGCCGATCCCGAGGTCGCGCTCGGCGCTCTGCGCCGTCTCGCCGATTCCTGA